In Rhinopithecus roxellana isolate Shanxi Qingling chromosome 4, ASM756505v1, whole genome shotgun sequence, a single genomic region encodes these proteins:
- the BTN1A1 gene encoding butyrophilin subfamily 1 member A1 isoform X2, whose product MAVFPNSGLPRCLLTLILLQLPKLDSAPFDVIGPPEPILAVVGEDAELPCRLSPNASAEHLELRWFRKKVSPAVLVHRDGREQEAEQMPEYRGRATLVQDGIVEGRVALRIRGVRVSDDGEYTCFFREDGSYEEALVHLKVAALGSDPHISMQVQENGEIRLECTSVGWYPEPQVQWRTSKGEKFPSTSESRNPDEEGLFTVAASVIIRDTFVKNVSCYIQNLLLGQEKEVEIFIPERLLEELKWRKATLHAVDVTLDPDTAHPHLFLYEDSKSVRLEDSRQKLPEKPERFDSWPCVLGRETFTSGRHYWEVEVGDRTDWAIGVCRENVMKKGFDPMTPENGFWAVELYGNGYWALTPLRTPLPLAGPPRRVGIFLDYESGDISFYNMNDGSHIYTFSNVSFSGPLRPFFCLWSCGKKPLTICPIGDGPEGVTVIANAQDLSKEIPLSPIGEDSASVDADTLHSKLIPTQPSQGAP is encoded by the exons ATGGCAGTTTTCCCAAACTCTGGCCTCCCCAGATGTCTGCTCACCCTCATTCTCCTCCAGCTGCCCAAACTGGATTCAG CTCCCTTTGACGTCATTGGACCCCCGGAGCCCATCCTGGCCGTCGTGGGTGAGGACGCCGAGCTGCCCTGTCGCCTGTCCCCGAACGCAAGCGCCGAGCACCTGGAGCTGCGCTGGTTCCGAAAGAAGGTTTCGCCGGCGGTGCTGGTGCACAGGGACGGGCGAGAGCaagaagccgagcagatgcccGAGTACCGCGGGCGGGCGACGCTTGTCCAGGACGGCATCGTCGAGGGGCGCGTGGCCTTGAGGATCCGCGGCGTCAGAGTCTCTGACGACGGGGAGTACACGTGCTTTTTCAGGGAGGATGGAAGTTACGAAGAAGCCCTGGTGCATCTGAAGGTGGCTG CTCTGGGCTCTGACCCTCACATCAGTATGCAAGttcaagaaaatggagaaatccGGCTCGAGTGCACCTCAGTGGGATGGTACCCAGAGCCCCAGGTGCAGTGGAGAACTTCCAAGGGAGAGAAGTTTCCATCTACATCAGAGTCCAGGAATCCCGATGAAGAAGGTTTGTTCACTGTGGCTGCTTCAGTGATCATCAGAGACACTTTCGTGAAAAATGTGTCCTGCTACATCCAGAATCTCCTTCTTGGCCAGGAGAAGGAAGTAGAAATATTCATACCAG aGAGACTCCTGGAAGAACTCA AATGGAGAAAGGCTACATTGCATGCAG tTGATGTGACTCTGGACCCAGACACAGCTCATCCCCACCTCTTTCTTTATGAGGATTCAAAATCTGTTCGACTGGAAGATTCACGTCAGAAACTGCCTGAGAAACCAGAGAGATTTGACTCCTGGCCCTGTGTGTTGGGCCGTGAGACCTTCACCTCAGGAAGGCAttactgggaggtggaggtgggagacagGACTGACTGGGCAATCGGTGTGTGCAGGGAGAATGTGATGAAGAAAGGATTCGACCCCATGACTCCTGAGAATGGGTTCTGGGCTGTAGAGTTGTATGGAAATGGATACTGGGCCCTCACTCCTCTCCGGACCCCTCTCCCATTGGCAGGACCCCCACGCCGGGTTGGGATTTTCCTAGACTATGAATCAGGAGACATCTCCTTCTACAACATGAATGATGGATCTCATATCTACACTTTCTCCAACGTCTCTTTCTCTGGCCCCCTCCGGCCCTTCTTTTGCCTATGGTCCTGTGGTAAAAAGCCCCTGACCATCTGCCCAATTGGTGATGGGCCTGAGGGGGTCACAGTCATTGCTAATGCCCAGGACCTTTCTAAGGAGATCCCATTGTCCCCCATAGGGGAGGACTCTGCCTCTGTAGATGCAGACACACTCCATTCTAAGCTAATCCCTACCCAACCCAGCCAAGGGGCACCTTAA
- the BTN1A1 gene encoding butyrophilin subfamily 1 member A1 isoform X1 — MAVFPNSGLPRCLLTLILLQLPKLDSAPFDVIGPPEPILAVVGEDAELPCRLSPNASAEHLELRWFRKKVSPAVLVHRDGREQEAEQMPEYRGRATLVQDGIVEGRVALRIRGVRVSDDGEYTCFFREDGSYEEALVHLKVAALGSDPHISMQVQENGEIRLECTSVGWYPEPQVQWRTSKGEKFPSTSESRNPDEEGLFTVAASVIIRDTFVKNVSCYIQNLLLGQEKEVEIFIPASSLPRLTPWIVAVAVILMVLGLLTIGSIFFTWRLYNERSRERRNEFSSKERLLEELKWRKATLHAVDVTLDPDTAHPHLFLYEDSKSVRLEDSRQKLPEKPERFDSWPCVLGRETFTSGRHYWEVEVGDRTDWAIGVCRENVMKKGFDPMTPENGFWAVELYGNGYWALTPLRTPLPLAGPPRRVGIFLDYESGDISFYNMNDGSHIYTFSNVSFSGPLRPFFCLWSCGKKPLTICPIGDGPEGVTVIANAQDLSKEIPLSPIGEDSASVDADTLHSKLIPTQPSQGAP; from the exons ATGGCAGTTTTCCCAAACTCTGGCCTCCCCAGATGTCTGCTCACCCTCATTCTCCTCCAGCTGCCCAAACTGGATTCAG CTCCCTTTGACGTCATTGGACCCCCGGAGCCCATCCTGGCCGTCGTGGGTGAGGACGCCGAGCTGCCCTGTCGCCTGTCCCCGAACGCAAGCGCCGAGCACCTGGAGCTGCGCTGGTTCCGAAAGAAGGTTTCGCCGGCGGTGCTGGTGCACAGGGACGGGCGAGAGCaagaagccgagcagatgcccGAGTACCGCGGGCGGGCGACGCTTGTCCAGGACGGCATCGTCGAGGGGCGCGTGGCCTTGAGGATCCGCGGCGTCAGAGTCTCTGACGACGGGGAGTACACGTGCTTTTTCAGGGAGGATGGAAGTTACGAAGAAGCCCTGGTGCATCTGAAGGTGGCTG CTCTGGGCTCTGACCCTCACATCAGTATGCAAGttcaagaaaatggagaaatccGGCTCGAGTGCACCTCAGTGGGATGGTACCCAGAGCCCCAGGTGCAGTGGAGAACTTCCAAGGGAGAGAAGTTTCCATCTACATCAGAGTCCAGGAATCCCGATGAAGAAGGTTTGTTCACTGTGGCTGCTTCAGTGATCATCAGAGACACTTTCGTGAAAAATGTGTCCTGCTACATCCAGAATCTCCTTCTTGGCCAGGAGAAGGAAGTAGAAATATTCATACCAG CTTCCTCCCTCCCAAGGCTGACTCCTTGGATAGTGGCTGTGGCTGTCATCCTGATGGTTCTAGGACTTCTCACCATTGGGTCCATATTTTTCACTTGGAGACTATACAACGAAAGATCCAGAGAGAGGAGGAATGAATTCAGCTCTAAAG aGAGACTCCTGGAAGAACTCA AATGGAGAAAGGCTACATTGCATGCAG tTGATGTGACTCTGGACCCAGACACAGCTCATCCCCACCTCTTTCTTTATGAGGATTCAAAATCTGTTCGACTGGAAGATTCACGTCAGAAACTGCCTGAGAAACCAGAGAGATTTGACTCCTGGCCCTGTGTGTTGGGCCGTGAGACCTTCACCTCAGGAAGGCAttactgggaggtggaggtgggagacagGACTGACTGGGCAATCGGTGTGTGCAGGGAGAATGTGATGAAGAAAGGATTCGACCCCATGACTCCTGAGAATGGGTTCTGGGCTGTAGAGTTGTATGGAAATGGATACTGGGCCCTCACTCCTCTCCGGACCCCTCTCCCATTGGCAGGACCCCCACGCCGGGTTGGGATTTTCCTAGACTATGAATCAGGAGACATCTCCTTCTACAACATGAATGATGGATCTCATATCTACACTTTCTCCAACGTCTCTTTCTCTGGCCCCCTCCGGCCCTTCTTTTGCCTATGGTCCTGTGGTAAAAAGCCCCTGACCATCTGCCCAATTGGTGATGGGCCTGAGGGGGTCACAGTCATTGCTAATGCCCAGGACCTTTCTAAGGAGATCCCATTGTCCCCCATAGGGGAGGACTCTGCCTCTGTAGATGCAGACACACTCCATTCTAAGCTAATCCCTACCCAACCCAGCCAAGGGGCACCTTAA